The following are from one region of the Salvia splendens isolate huo1 chromosome 2, SspV2, whole genome shotgun sequence genome:
- the LOC121774703 gene encoding uncharacterized protein LOC121774703, which yields MALKIPPISKFGKDYLTGRVTEEGRMVTEENVSAVIQRSDLPSKKTDLEMFTLPISIGDIQVEHAMCDLEVSISVLLYSIYKKLGEPKLLDTDIMIQLADRSCIHPEGILEDVIVKVNNFMYPVDFFVIKMTEPAAKESSGVLLGRPFLSTASTIIDVRKGTISLDFNGEQFTFNIDEAMKRSRDSENMHSMYTVEPLVQEYLEEESYRDNSQTLQQTKKLRKKSLTGTTL from the coding sequence ATGGCGTTGAAGATACCCCCTATCAGTAAATTTGGCAAAGACTACCTGACAGGAAGGGTCACTGAAGAAGGAAGGATGGTTACAGAGGAGAATGTCTCTGCAGTGATCCAGCGGAGTGACCTCCCATCAAAGAAGACCGACCTAGAGATGTTCACACTACCAATCTCAATTGGAGACATTCAagtggagcacgcaatgtgtGATCTAGAGGTGTCTATCAGTGTGCTGTTgtattctatatacaagaagctgGGAGAGCCTAAGCTTCTCGACACCGACATCATGATACAGCTAGCCGATAGGTCTTGCATTCACCCCGAGGGAATTCTTGAAGATGTGATAGTGAAGGTGAACAACTTCATGTACCCAGTcgacttcttcgtcatcaaAATGACAGAGCCAGCAGCGaaggagtctagtggagtcttatTGGGGAGGCCATTCTTGTCTACAGCCAGCACAATAATCGACGTCCGCAAAGGGACGATCAGTCTGGACTTCAATGGAGAACAATTCACGTTCAACATCGATGAAGCGATGAAGAGGTCGAGGGACAGTGAGAACATGCACTCAATGTACACAGTCGAGCCTCTGGTGCAAGAGTATCTAGAAGAGGAGTCCTACAGAGACAATTCACAGACTCTGCAGCAGACGAAGAAATTGAGAAAGAAGTCACTGACTGGTACGACGCTATGA